A DNA window from Naumovozyma dairenensis CBS 421 chromosome 10, complete genome contains the following coding sequences:
- the STE11 gene encoding mitogen-activated protein kinase kinase kinase STE11 (similar to Saccharomyces cerevisiae STE11 (YLR362W); ancestral locus Anc_4.202) yields the protein MPSSESSTYVESFLRGLHCQEYLPAFQECDITTKDDLIHLDKSILIVLGINKIGDRLRILKKIRTLKPAESISTTSTAAQLDAQFNELLNKFESLSPQLLSSITPSSYYSTVASRKGNKDDEIGLSINDKHHVIFILNDGSAMKVNVNGCFNADSIKKRLIKKLIQHQRNLATNRKTKNAQDYDIFVVDYNKNVLHLLYDVELVTICHSPDRLDKNRLIFVAKDQTPSDQAIQTSKKLYLKTMNSFSGKSNSSHTSSTASAVAADVSKFSSTSSSSRMSVDNDDDKGKIRKIFNQRPPSELISTNLSNYFPNTNMTRLKKTIRDSYRQSVRLSTASSNAAYLHSHDPNNIGDILLKRANAIDRALLQSISQNSSRVPVPRSSLDPRKGKSILSNKGHGASDVSLDRIRLMSSEEEDNDDDYYDDDDNTEIRQPDLVSLPTKVVTPKSWLKGARIGSGSFGTVYLGMDAATGELMAVKQVEIKPLVVTVTTGVQLQSQSDDKISKDTKQQQQQENNQSDIHKKMVDALQHEMNLLKELHHENIVTYYGSSQENGNLNIFLEYVPGGSISTMLNNYGPFEESLIINFIRQVLIGVAYLHRKNIIHRDIKGANILIDTKGCVKITDFGISKKLSSSSSSTSSSSHDKNSNNNNKRASLQGSVYWMAPEVVKQTVTTTKVDIWSTGCVIIEMFTGKHPFPDFSQMQTIFKIGTNTTPEIPSWATEEGKDFLRKTFEIDYKKRPDAIELLQHPWVDSLNL from the coding sequence atgccATCTTCTGAATCCTCGACATATGTCGAATCGTTCTTACGAGGTTTGCATTGTCAAGAATACCTTCCTGCCTTCCAAGAATGTGACATAACGACTAAAGATGATTTGATCCATTTAGATAAATCCATCCTGATAGTCTTAGGAATCAACAAGATTGGTGATAGGCTTCgtatattaaagaaaataaggACGTTGAAACCAGCTGAATCAATTTCCACGACATCAACTGCCGCACAGCTAGATGCACAATTCAATGAGttattgaacaaatttgaatcattgTCTCCACagttattatcttcaataacACCATCTTCGTATTATTCAACCGTTGCTTCTAGAAAAGgtaataaagatgatgaaatagGGCTATCGATTAATGATAAACATCATGTCATATTTATACTGAATGATGGATCTGCAATGAAAGTTAATGTAAATGGCTGTTTCAATGCTGATTCCATTAAGAAACGACTAATTAAGAAACTCATACAGCATCAACGGAATTTGGCTACTAACCGCAAGACGAAAAATGCGCAAGATTATGATATCTTTGTCGTCgattataataaaaatgtatTACACCTCCTATATGATGTGGAATTAGTCACTATATGCCATTCTCCTGATAGATTAGATAAAAACAGATTAATATTTGTTGCAAAGGATCAAACTCCAAGCGATCAAGCAATTCAAACATCCAAAAAACTATACTTAAAAACAATGAATTCGTTCAGCGGTAAATCTAACTCTTCTCACACTTCATCCACCGCATctgctgttgctgctgatgtttcaaaattttcttccacttcttcatcgtcaAGAATGAGCGTTGATAATGACGATGATAAGGGCAAAATAcgtaaaatatttaatcaAAGACCACCAAGTGAATTGATCTCcacaaatttatcaaattatttCCCCAACACAAATATGACAAGATTGAAGAAAACTATAAGAGATTCATATCGTCAATCAGTTAGATTAAGCACGGCATCCTCAAATGCAGCATATTTACATAGTCATGATCCGAATAATATTGGTGATATATTACTGAAAAGAGCCAATGCTATTGATAGGGCATTGTTACAAAGTATTAGTCAAAATTCATCTCGTGTTCCAGTTCCACGCTCTTCCCTTGATCCCAGAAAGGGTAAATCAATACTGTCTAATAAGGGTCATGGAGCGTCTGATGTTTCCCTCGATCGTATTCGATTAATGAGTTCAGAGGAggaagataatgatgatgattattatgatgatgatgacaataCTGAGATAAGACAACCTGATCTAGTATCATTACCAACGAAAGTGGTTACACCTAAATCATGGCTAAAGGGGGCACGAATTGGTTCAGGAAGTTTTGGTACAGTTTACCTTGGTATGGATGCGGCTACTGGTGAATTAATGGCTGTGAAACAAGTTGAAATTAAACCTTTAGTAGTTACAGTTACGACGGGTGTACAATTACAATCACAATCTGATGATAAGATATCAAAAGATACGaaacagcagcagcagcaagaaaataatcaatcAGATATTCATAAGAAGATGGTTGATGCTTTACAACAcgaaatgaatttattgaaagaattacatcatgaaaatattgttaCATATTATGGATCATCCCAAGAGAATGgaaatttaaatattttcttggAATACGTTCCTGGTGGATCAATCTCTACGATGTTAAATAATTATGGACCTTTTGaagaatcattaattattaattttattagaCAAGTGTTAATAGGTGTTGCATATTTACATCgtaagaatattattcatcGAGACATTAAAGGTGCTAATATCTTAATTGATACAAAAGGATGCGTCAAGATTACAGATTTTGgtatttcaaagaaattatcatcatcgtcgtcGTCTACATCCTCCTCATCGCATGATAagaatagtaataataataacaagagGGCATCGTTACAAGGATCAGTTTATTGGATGGCACCAGAAGTGGTGAAGCAAACTGTCACTACAACAAAAGTTGACATTTGGTCTACAGGGTGTGTTATCATTGAAATGTTTACAGGTAAACATCCATTTCCTGATTTCTCACAAATGCAAACTATTTTCAAGATTGGTACGAATACAACACCTGAAATTCCATCATGGGCTACTGAAGAAGGGAAAGATTTCTTAAGGaaaacttttgaaattgattacAAGAAGAGACCGGATGctattgaattattacaaCATCCTTGGGTAGACTCCTTAAATCTTTAA
- the DCR2 gene encoding phosphoprotein phosphatase (similar to Saccharomyces cerevisiae DCR2 (YLR361C); ancestral locus Anc_4.200), whose protein sequence is MLSLSKRYSRVLIYISSILLLFLIIHRYQQHISLFGTTLRPFSPLLGTHSLSTEAKIILDSNGLSDIDPSSQVVVNIGHLDCFHVTKRHLQHCTISNQLSQSSHDGKDLQISRHIIKKDLRGSFGYRWFSKSQYLFYETVPITLLLIGNDNNGKDESNNILQGIVSISKTKTSKSTTVGDLEIATLPFTVDNLRQQNQYYPGFISDLNILFGIDCVEPRFGWILNKDWTLIDEAYSRFPSYLSTRYLINKEEKVSLSQPLRPNKETGKFKIVQLADLHMAVGENTCRDEFPKTDEDCKADPKTLKFIESVLDIESPQLVIYTGDQIMGDLSIQDSETTLLKALSPVISRRLSWAMVWGNHDDEGSLSRWQLSELASILPFSLFQFSPKDTNDNSFGVGNYVENIYDYSNELKITLYFLDSHKYSKNGKIFPGYDWIKEDQWEYMKSLHSSTPENKGISMAFFHIPLPEYLDLDSKKVPSQQNEIVGQFKEGVTAPKYNSGGLSTLQELGVTVTSCGHDHCNDYCLRDDSTPSMIWLCYGGSAGEGAYAGYGGTERRIRVFEIDTTDNSVYTWKRLNGSPSEIFDKVKLQ, encoded by the coding sequence ATgttatctttatcaaaaCGTTACAGCAGAGTTCTGATATACATTTCTTCCATACTACTATTGTTCCTAATCATCCATCGTTATCAACAGCATATATCGTTATTTGGTACGACTCTAAGACCATTCAGTCCATTATTAGGAACCCATTCATTGAGCACAGAAGCAAAAATTATATTGGATTCCAATGGGTTATCTGATATAGACCCTAGTAGTCAAGTAGTGGTCAATATAGGCCATTTGGATTGTTTCCATGTTACAAAAAGACATTTACAACATTGTACCATAAGCAATCAATTATCGCAGTCATCACACGATGGAAAAGATCTTCAGATATCCCGACatattattaagaaagaTCTAAGAGGTTCATTCGGTTATAGGTGGTTTAGTAAGTCACAGTATCTTTTTTACGAAACTGTTCCAATAACTCTTCTGTTGATAGGTAACGATAACAATGGTAAAGATGAAAGcaataatattcttcaagGTATCGTTTCCATTTCAAAAACCAAAACATCCAAATCAACCACAGTTGGCGATCTGGAAATAGCTACACTACCGTTCACAGTTGATAATTTAAGGcaacaaaatcaatattatccAGGTTTCATTTctgatttgaatatattgtttGGAATCGATTGTGTAGAACCAAGATTTGGCTGgatattgaataaagattggactttaattgatgaagcTTATTCAAGATTTCCAAGTTATTTATCGACAAGATACCTTatcaataaagaagaaaaagtgTCTTTATCTCAACCTTTAAGGccaaataaagaaacagGTAAGTTtaaaattgttcaattagCAGATTTACATATGGCAGTGGGTGAAAATACATGTAGAGACGAATTCCCAAAGACTGATGAAGATTGTAAAGCTGACCCTAAAACtttaaaatttattgaatcaGTACTTGACATTGAATCTCCCCAATTAGTCATATATACAGGTGATCAAATTATGGGAGACCTTTCTATCCAAGATTCAGAAACAACGTTATTGAAGGCTTTATCTCCTGTCATCTCAAGAAGGCTTTCTTGGGCTATGGTTTGGGGTAATCATGACGATGAAGGTAGTTTATCACGTTGGCAATTGAGTGAACTGGCATCCATATTACCCTTCTCACTGTTCCAATTTAGTCCGAAGGACACCAATGATAATTCCTTTGGTGTAGGGAATTACgttgaaaatatttatgaTTACAGTAATGAACTGAAAATTACTTTATATTTCCTGGATTCTCATAAATATTCTAAAAACGGGAAAATATTCCCAGGTTATGATTGGATTAAAGAAGATCAATGGGAGTATATGAAATCATTACATTCTTCAACCCCCGAAAACAAGGGTATCTCTATGGCATTTTTCCATATTCCATTGCCAGAATATTTAGACTTGGATTCAAAGAAGGTCCCAAGtcaacaaaatgaaattgtAGGCCAATTTAAAGAAGGTGTTACAGCTCCTAAATATAACTCAGGTGGACTATCCACTTTACAAGAATTGGGTGTCACAGTCACCAGTTGTGGGCATGACCATTGTAATGATTATTGTCTCAGGGATGATTCCACACCAAGCATGATATGGCTATGCTATGGAGGTAGTGCGGGAGAAGGCGCATATGCAGGGTACGGTGGGACAGAAAGAAGAATACGAGTATTTGAGATTGATACTACTGATAATAGTGTATATACGTGGAAAAGATTAAATGGCTCACCTAGTGAGATATTTGATAAAGTGAAGTTACAATGA
- the NDAI0J01980 gene encoding uncharacterized protein (similar to Saccharomyces cerevisiae YLR361C-A; ancestral locus Anc_4.201): MPEKKQQKQEQGQMSHDNTEVYLNRGGKTKVMYIDQLRRPHAVSCSPNFHLPTVTDTNNSGGLLLNNGHRPSVPVEVDQETKQKQERQNKQSGNMSPPSSE, translated from the coding sequence ATGccagaaaagaaacaacaGAAACAGGAACAAGGGCAGATGAGCCATGACAATACGGAAGTATATTTGAACAGGGGAGGCAAGACGAAAGTGATGTATATTGATCAACTACGAAGACCACATGCCGTCAGTTGTAGTCCCAACTTCCATCTTCCTACAGTAACTGACACCAATAACAGTGGTGGGCTGCTCTTAAACAATGGGCATAGACCTTCTGTACCTGTAGAGGTTGATCAAGAAACTAAGCAAAAGCAGGAGAGGcaaaacaaacaatcaGGGAACATGTCCCCTCCATCTTCTGAGTAA